A window of Agarivorans sp. Alg241-V36 genomic DNA:
CTAAGTAGCGCAATATGATTAAACCTCGCACCAAGGTAATGCCCACCTCGGCGCAAGCTAATTGTTCGCGCAGATCTTCTAGCAATTGTTTTTGCGCCAGCTCATCCAGTAAATCTACCGTGGCCAACATGCAGGCATAAACGTGTTTGCCTGCAAGCGCAGCTGGGTTGGCGGCGGTATTGGCATTGTCGATTCGGGTATTTTCAATCAGCAGTGGGCGCTGCTCGCGATATACCTTGATAGATTGCAATAGCTCGCCATGGTCAAAGTCTTCGTCGCTGGCTTTACGGCCTAAACAGGTAATTTCCCAAGCAATCAACTGAGCATTGCCTTGCAGCATAAAGTGGCTATCTAAGCGGCCTTGGGCACCATTGAATACAATAGTTTCTGGCGGTAGCCACTCTAAACTGCTGTTGTCTTGTAAATGAAAACGCTGCTCTTGGCGTTGCTGCTGGCGCGCCAAATTAGAGCGGTATAATTTGCCTGAAGCCGGAGTAGTCAGTACCACTTTGCTGCCAGCTAGGCATTCCACGTTCATCAGTAGGTGATCGCCAGCCACTAAGCCACCTGGTGGGTGCAATAAATACACATGGCAACAATCTGGTGCAGCCAGTTCTGGGTGAAAAGGACGTTGCACCCGCAATGGTCCTTGGCTTTGATTAAGGGTTAAGCGAGTTTTATTAGCGATAGGGGCAAAGCCCAAATCAAGGGTGGCCACCCATCCTTGCTTGATTGGGGCGTGCGAATTGCTGCATGCGGCTTGCTCTTGCTGACTCACTGTTATCCTTCTTTCATGGCTGAGAGTGATTTTTCCTCTGCTTGATAGAGCAAGAACTAAACCAGTTTTATCGCACTAACCTAAGTGCGGCTCCTATTCAAAATAGCGCAAAATCAGCAGTTTGGGGTGGATCATTTTGGTGCGCAGTGGCCAAGTTGGTGCGTTTGTTTGGTGTTTATTTATTGCGCGATCATTTTGGTGCGTTTATTTGAGGCAAACGCTCATGTTTTGTGCGTCGAATAACTAGTGATATATACATTATTAGCGTAAGATGTTGTTTTTAATCGGTATTTTCTACTTGGCATAGTCGATGCTGTATCTCGTTTAGCACTGCATGAGGTACCGCATGCTCTAAAGGACTATAAAAAATAGGAAATATAGCAATGACACAACATAGCAAATGGAAGAAGATCGCAACGGTTGCAAGTGGTGTAGCACTTGCCTTCTCACTTAATGCAGCCCAAGCCGCTGAAACCATTAAAGTAGGCGTATTGCACTCTTTATCAGGCACCATGGCCATCAGTGAAACAACACTGAAAGACACTG
This region includes:
- a CDS encoding urease accessory protein UreD, which translates into the protein MSQQEQAACSNSHAPIKQGWVATLDLGFAPIANKTRLTLNQSQGPLRVQRPFHPELAAPDCCHVYLLHPPGGLVAGDHLLMNVECLAGSKVVLTTPASGKLYRSNLARQQQRQEQRFHLQDNSSLEWLPPETIVFNGAQGRLDSHFMLQGNAQLIAWEITCLGRKASDEDFDHGELLQSIKVYREQRPLLIENTRIDNANTAANPAALAGKHVYACMLATVDLLDELAQKQLLEDLREQLACAEVGITLVRGLIILRYLGDNAEQVRQEFEAAWAIIRPVTLGHPAVPPRIWNT